A stretch of Gossypium hirsutum isolate 1008001.06 chromosome A06, Gossypium_hirsutum_v2.1, whole genome shotgun sequence DNA encodes these proteins:
- the LOC107963117 gene encoding DELLA protein GAIP-like — protein sequence MDELLAVLGYKVKTSDMAQVAQKLEQLEEVMCNVQDDRISHIASETVHYNPSDLPTWVESTLSELNPPSTFDPFGATGTIATALDDSFLVPAKSSTLATLDFNNINRKHQKTSQQIFEEASCSNYNL from the coding sequence ATGGATGAGCTTTTGGCAGTATTGGGTTACAAGGTCAAAACTTCAGACATGGCTCAAGTGGCTCAAAAGCTTGAGCAGTTGGAGGAGGTTATGTGTAATGTTCAAGATGATAGGATTTCTCACATTGCTTCTGAAACTGTTCATTATAATCCTTCCGATCTGCCGACTTGGGTTGAGAGCACGCTCTCTGAGCTTAACCCTCCGTCCACTTTTGATCCTTTTGGCGCTACTGGGACGATAGCTACGGCGTTGGATGATTCGTTTCTTGTCCCCGCTAAATCCTCAACTTTGGCGACGTTGGATTTCAACAACATCAATCGAAAACATCAGAAAACTAGTCAACAAATCTTTGAGGAAGCTTCTTGCTCTAATTACAATCTTTGA